Part of the Caulobacter sp. SL161 genome is shown below.
GTCGCCACCACGACGAGCTTGGATCGTGCGCGCGCCTTCGTGATCGCCAGCGGCGACGCCTCGCGCCTGGTCGCCGATCCCGAGAAGGGCGAGAGCGGCGCCCTGGCCCTGCCGGACGGCAAGCTGATCGCCGCGCGCGGACGCGGCGTCCAGGGCGCCGGCGCGCTTCGCGAAGCCTTTGCGCTCTCGGTCGAGGATCTGGGCGATGGTCCCGCCGCCGTACGCGGACAAGCCGCCGACGGCGCCTTGCTGGACGTGCCCGTTCGTCCCGTGGCGCAGGGCGCCCTGCTGGCGGTCGCCGCCGCGCCGACGCGATCGGTCGCCAACCTGGATCGGCAGGTCATGGAGGGCGCCTTCAGCCTTCTCGTGCCGCTGGGCGTCGGCATCGCCCTGGCGCTGCTGCTGATGATCCAGAGCCGCAAGGCCGAGGTGGCCCATCGCGAGTTCATCGACAGCGAACGCCGCTTCCGGCTCGCGGTGGAAGCCGCGCGGTGCGGGATTTGGGAATGGGACCTGAACGGCGACCAAGTCTATCTGTCCGACGTCACCGGCGCGATGTTCGGCTGGGGCGGCGGCGGCGTCGTTTCGGGGCAGGACCTCCTGGAGCGGATCTCGATCGACCACCGCGAGCGCGTTCGTCAGGCGCTGGCCAACGCGGCGATGTACGGCGCGTTCGACGTGTCGTTCCGGGTCCCGGCGAGCGAACAGGGCGCGCGGTCTCTGTGGATCGACGCCCGCGGCCAGGGCTTTGGAAAGCCAGGCTCGGAAGGTCACGCCCGCATCATCGGCGTGGCGCTGGACGTCACCGAGGAGCGGATCGCCCAGGCCCGCGCCCAGGCGGCCGAGAACCGCCTGCGCGACGCCATCGAGAGCGTGTCCGAAGCGTTCGTTCTCTGGGATCGGCAGGGTCGCCTGCTGATGTGCAACCGCAACTATCGCAGCGTCTTCTCGCTGGAGCCCAAGATCCTCAAGCCCGGCGCGGCCCGGGCCGAGGTCAACCGCTTCGCCGCCCTGGCGATCAAGCAGGACCACCCCGCGCCCGACGGCGCCAAGGGTGTTCGCGAAGCCGAAATGATGGACGGCCGCTGGATCCAGATCAGCGAACGCCGCACCGCCGAAGGCGGTCTTGTCATGACCGCCGCCGACATCACGGCCATCAAGACCCAGGAAGAAGCCCGCCGTCGCAACGAGGAACAGCTTCAGAACGCCGTCGCCGGCCTGGAGCGCAGCCAGGAGCAATTGGCCGAGCTGGCGCGCAAGTACGAGACCGAGAAGGTCAAGGCCGAGAGCGCCAACAAGGCCAAGAGCGAATTCCTGGCCAACATGTCTCACGAGCTGCGGACACCGCTGAACGCCATCAATGGCTTCTCCGAGATCATGATGAACGAGATGTTCGGACCGCTCGGCGACCAACGCTACAAGGGCTACAGCCAGGACATCCACTCGTCGGGCCAGCACCTGCTGGCGCTGATCAACGACATCCTGGACATGTCGAAGATCGAAGCCGGCAAGATGAACCTGAAGTTCGAGTCGATGCATCTGGAAGACGTCGCCGAGGACGCGGTTCGACTGGTGCGCAATCGCGCCGAGGCTGCGGGCCTCAAGCTGGACATCGACTTCCCGCAGCTGCCCGAGATCGAAGCCGACTATCGCGCCGTTAAGCAGGTGCTGCTGAACCTGCTGTCGAACGCCATCAAGTTCACGCCGCGCGCCGGCAGCGTGACGGTGCGCGCCGAGGTCCGCCGCGATCCGTTCGGCGACCTGATCAAGGTCTCGGTGACCGACACCGGCATCGGCATCGCGAAGGAAGACCTGGCGCGACTGGCCAAGCCCTTCGAGCAGGTGGAAAGCCAGTTCTCGAAGACGACCCAGGGCACCGGCCTAGGCCTGGCGCTGACCAAGTCGCTGATCACCATGCACGACGGCGTGCTGGAGATGCACTCGACGCCGGGCGAAGGCACCACGGTCAGCTTCACCCTGCCTGTCCGCCATAGCGATCAGAAGATCACCCGCGACTTCGTGGCGGCCTGAGGCGAGACCGTCCCAGGGGCGGCCTGGGGGGCTTTCATCGCAGCCAGACAGGCTCTAAGCGGAAAGCCGTGATCCCCGCGCTCGACATCGATAGCCTCGAACATCGCCTGGTCGCCGGCGACCGCGCCGCCCTGGCGCGCGCGATCACCCTGGTCGAGAGCCGCCGCGCCGACCACCAGGTCGCCGCGCGCACCCTGCTCTCACGCCTGATGCCGCTGACCGGCCGCGCCCAGCGGATCGGCATCACCGGGGTGCCGGGCGCGGGCAAGTCGACGACGATCGAGCGGTTCGGCTGCAATCTCGTCGAGGCGGGCCACAGGGTGGCGGTGCTCGCCGTCGATCCCTCGTCCGGCCGTCACGGCGGGTCGATCCTGGGCGACAAGACCCGGATGGAGCAGCTCAGCGTCCAGGCGAACGCCTTCATCCGCCCCTCGCCCTCGGGCGGCGCCCTGGGCGGCGTGGCGCGAAAGACCCGCGAGGCGATGCTGCTGTGCGAAGCCGCCGGCTTCGACGTGGTGATCATCGAGACCGTGGGCGTGGGCCAGTCCGAGACGGTGGTCGCCGACATGGTCGACATCTTCCTGGCGCTGCTCATTCCCGGCGGCGGCGACGAACTGCAGGGCATCAAGAAGGGCCTGATCGAGCTGGCCGACCTCCTGGTCATCAACAAGGCCGACGCTGATCCGGCCAAGGCCGAGCGCTCGGCCCGCGACTATCGCAACGCCCTGCATATCCTCACCCCCGCCCATCCGGACTGGACGCCGCCGGTGCTGACCGCGTCCGGCCTGACCGGCCTGGGGCTGGATGTCCTGTGGACCCAGATCCTGTGCCACCGCGAGGTGATGAGCGCCAACGGGGCCCGCGCCGCTCGCCGCGCCGACCAGGACGCCCGCTGGATGTGGGCCATGGTCCGCGACCGCCTGGAAGACGCCTTCAAGACCGCCCCGGCCGTGGCGGCGCTGGTTCCGGAGCTCGAGACGGCGGTGCGTCAGGGCGAGGTTCCCGCATCGGCGGCAGCCGACAGGCTGCTGGCGGCGTTCGGGTTGTGAGCCCCCTTCCCCGGGACGGGAAGGGTCGGGGGGCGGGGTGACGGCTGAGCAAAAGCTACCTCTTGCCCCCTCCGCGCTTCGCGCTCCTCCCCCAAAGGGGGGAAGAATGTAGGGCGCGCCCCTTCCGCCCCTTCTGGGGGCGGACGACCTGCGAAGCAGGTCAGGTGGCGGCCTGCTGACGAGCCGCTAGCGCGCCGTGCGCGCCGCCTGCTCCCACTCCAAGAACGCCGGGGTCTGCAGCAGCCGCGCGGCATAGGCTTGGGCCGGACCCGTGTCGCCGTAGTCCGCCAGGCGGACCTCGTAGGTTCGGAACCGCGTCGCCACCGGCGTGTAGAAGGCGTCGGCGATCGACCAATCGCCCAACAGGAACGGGCCGTGCGAACGGGCCAGCAGGCCGGTCCACAGCGCCACGATGCGGCGGACGTTCTTCTGCGTCGCTTCGGAAAGCTCAAGCGCGCGGAGCGGCTCGTCCAGCGCCATCGGGCATTCGCTCCGCAGCGCCTGAAAGTCCGAATGCATCTCGGCGCACGCCGACCGACCCAGCGCGCGCAGGGTGGGATCATCCGGCCACAGCTTCGCGTCCGGTAACTTTTCCGCCAGGTACTCGCAGATCGCCAGCGAGTCCCAGATCACCAGATCCCCGTCGCGCAGGGCCGGGGCCAGGCGGCTGGGCGAGATGCGGCCGATGTCGTCGCCGGTGGCCTCGCCCCGGCGCAGTTCGATCTCGGTCTCGGTGAAGTCGACGCCCGCCCGCTTGAGCGCCAACCACGGGCGCAACGACCAGCTGGACCACCGCTTGGTGCCGATCACGAGTTCCACGCCACGCTCCTGAAAGCTGTTTCGAAAATGCCGGATGGCGTTCCGGCTTAGCCTGCGTTTATGGTGCGCTCAACGATTAGAACAAATGTTCGAGGGAGAGAGAGTCCATGGCGCAACCCGCCACGCCGTCGCCCGTTATCGCGCCCGTATCGACGGCCTATCGCCGCTACGCCCTGTGGGTGCTCTTGATCATCTACACCCTGAACTTCCTGGACCGGCAGGTGGTCAACATCCTGGCCGAGCCGATCAAGCGTGACCTCGGCCTGGCCGACTGGCAGCTGGGCATGATGACCGGCCTGGCCTTCGCCATCTTCTACACGGTGCTCGGCATCCCGATCGCCCGCATCGCCGAGACCAAGAACCGGCCCTACATCATCGGCATCTCGGTCGCGGTCTGGAGCGCCTTCACCATGGTGTGCGGCCTGGCCCAGAACTTCTGGCAACTGATCTTGGCCCGCATCGGCGTGGGCGTCGGCGAGGCCGGCTGCACCCCGCCCGCTCACTCGCTGATCAGCGACTATGTTCCCAAGGAAAAGCGGGCCAGCGCCATCGCCTTCTATTCGATCGGCACGCCGCTCGGCACCCTGGCCGGCATGGCGATGGGCGGACTGGTCGCCGACGCCTACGGCTGGCGGGTGGCCTTCATGGTCGCCGGCGCGCCGGGCCTGCTGTTCGCGCTGGTCGCCGCCTTCACCCTGGTGGAACCGCGCAAGAAGCTGGCCGCCGAAATGGCCGCCCGCGCCAGCACTCAGATCAGCTTCGCCGCCGCCCTGGCGGTGCTGGCCACCAAGAAGACCTTCTGGCTGGTGGCCCTGGCCGCCTCGGTCAAGGCGTTCATAGGCTATGGCCACGCCCCCTTCACCGCCTCGTTCTTCTTCCGCGTCCATGGCGTCGAGATCGCCGAACTGGCTGCGAGCTTTGGCCTGAAGTCGGCCGGCTTCCTGGGCCTGGCCCTGGGCTTGATCGGCGGCACCGCCGGCGTGATAGGCGCTTGGCTGGGCGGGGTCTTCGCCGACCGCCTTGGCGCCAAGGATCTGCGCGCCTACGTCACGGTCCCGGCGATCGCCTCGCTGATCACGATCCCGATCTTCGTCATCGCCATGAGCCTTGAGGCGCCGATGGTGGCGATCAGCCTGCTGGCGATCAACGCCCTGCTGGGCACGCTCTGGTATGGCCCGGTCTATGCGACCGCCCAGAGCATTGTTGACCCGGCCCTGCGCGCCACGGCCTCGGCCGTGCTGCTGCTCATCATCAACCTGATCGGGCTTGGCCTGGGTCCGCTAGCCGTGGGCCTGCTCAGCGACATCCTGGCTGGACCGGTGGGACTGGGTGAGGCTCAGGGGGTGCGCTGGGCCCTGATCATCTCGGCCGGCCTGGGACTGGTCGCGTTCGGCCTGTTCTGGGCCGCCCGCAAGACCATCCGCGAAGAGATGGTCAGCTGATAGAAAATCCTCCCCCAAGCGGGGGAGGTGTCGGCTCGAAGAGGCGACGGAGGGGGAAGGTACCGGCTCAGAAAGCCCTTCCCCCTCCGGTCGCTTCGCGACCACCTCCCCCGCGCGGGGGAGGATTTCACCGCCCGAAAATCCCCTCTGGCGCTTTGGCTTCCGCTCGGTCACAGTCCCTCCAACAATTAGAACAAATGTTTGAACGGGAGAGACACAGGATGGCCGAGACCCAAGCGTCCGGCGGTGATCGGCCGCTCTACTCCAATGGCTACAAGGCCGCCGTACTGGGGCTGCTGCTAGCCACCTACACCTTCAACTTCATCGACCGGACGATCATCGCCACCATCGGTCAGGCCATCAAGGTCGACCTGAAGCTCACCGATACGCAGCTTGGCCTGCTGGGCGGGCTCTATTTCGCCCTGCTCTACACGATCCTCGGCATTCCGATCGCCCGCCTGGCCGAGCGCTTCAACCGGGTGACGATCATCTCGGTGTCACTGGTGATCTGGTCGGGCTTCACCGCCCTGTGCGGCGCGGCCGCCAACTTCGCCCAGCTGGCCCTGTTCCGCTTCGGCGTCGGGGTCGGGGAGGCCGGCTGCTCGCCGCCCAGCCACTCGCTGATCAGCGACTATTACGAGCCCAAGAAGCGGGCCACGGCGCTGTCGATCTATTCGTTCGGCATTCCGCTGGGCACGATGTTCGGCGCGGTGGCCGGCGGCTGGCTGGCCCAGGAGTTCAGCTGGCGCGTGGCCTTCGTCATCGTCGGCCTGCCGGGCATCCTGCTGGCGGTGATCGTCAAGCTGGTGGTCAAGGAGCCGCCGCGCGGCCATTCCGAGATCGTCGAGCGCCCGTTGGACGCCGAGAACGTGGTGGTCGAGCCGGCCAAGCCGGCGTTCTCACTGGCCAACGAGTTCAAGGAACTGTGGGCCGTCACCAAGATCCTGTTCGGCAAATGGCCGGTGCTGCACATGGTGCTGGGCGTGACGATCGCCTCGTTCGGCGCCTACGGGTCGGGCAACTTCGTGCCGTCGTACTTCGTCCGCGCCTTTGACCTCGGCCTCGCGCAGGTAGGCCTGATCACCGGCCTGATCGGCGGCTTCTCGGCGGGCGTCGGCACCCTGGTCGGCGGCTTCCTCAGCGACTGGGCCGGCAAGCGCAGCGCCAAGTGGTACGCCCTGACCCCCGCCATCGGCCTGATCCTCTGCACGCCGATCTATATCGCCGCCTATCTGCAGACCGACTGGCAGACCACCGCCCTGATCCTGCTGGTCCCCGGCATCTTCCACTATGTGTACCTCGCCCCGACCTTCGGCGTCGTGCAGAACTCGGTCGATCCGCGCCGCCGCGCCACCGCCACGGCCCTGCTGTTCTTCTTCCTGAACATCATCGCCCTGGGCGGCGGGCCGGTCTTCACCGGCTGGCTGATCGACCACCTGGCCCAGTTCCACTTCAACCATCCGGGCGGCGGCGTGATCGCCAGCCTGTTCGGGTCGTTCGGCGGCGAGGCGGGTCAAAGCTTCGCCAGCGTTTGCCCCGGCGGCGTCGCGCCCAAGGGCGCTTCGGCCGACCTCGTCGCCAAGTGCAAGACCACCCTGTCGGTGGCCAGCCAGCAGGGCATCATCGTCTCGCTGTGCTTCTACGCCTGGGCCGGCCTGCACTACGCCCTGGCCGCCATCGGCATGGTCAAGCACTTCGAGGCGCGCAAGGCGGCGTAGGGATCAAGATGCTCCCCCGCGTTGCGGGGGAGCTGTCACGAAGTGACTGAGGGGGCTATTGCGGGTTTCGCCTATCTTGCCCCCTCCGACCCTCTGGGCCACCTCCCCGCATCGCGGGGGAGGATCATCGTGAGCTAAGTAATAAGCCTCTTCCCTTGACTCCCGAGGCGGTCGGGCCGAAACGCCCGCCCATGATCAGCCGCTACGCCCGCCCCGAAGCCGCCGCCATCTGGTCCAGCCAGACCAAGTACAAGATCTGGTTCGAGATCGAGGCCCACGCCGCCGACGCCATGGCCGAGCTGGGAGTCATCCCCAAGCTCGCCGCCGAGACGATCTGGGAGAAGGGCCGCGACGCGGTCTGGGACAGCGACCGCATCGACGAGATCGAGCGCGTCACCAAGCATGACGTCATCGCCTTCCTGACCCACGTGTCGGAGATCGTCGGTCCCGAAGCCCGCTTCCTGCACCAGGGCATGACCAGCAGCGACGTGCTGGACACCTGCTTCGCCGTGCAGCTGTCGCGCGCCACCGACCTTCTGCTCGAAGACGTCGACCTGGTGCTCGCCGCGCTGAAGCGCCGGGCGCTTGAGCACAAGATGACCGTCTGCGTCGGCCGCAGCCACGGCATCCACGCCGAGCCGATCACGTTTGGCCTGAAGCTGGCCGGCTACTACGCCGAGTTCCAGCGCGCCAAAGAGCGCCTGGCCATGGCCAAGTTCGAGATCGCCACCTGCGCGATCTCGGGCGCCGTGGGCACCTTCGCCAATGTCGATCCGCGCGTCGAACAGCACGTCGCTGACAAGATGGGCCTGGCGGTCGAGCCGGTCTCGACCCAGGTGATCCCGCGCGACCGCCACGCGGCCTATTTCGCGGCCCTGGGCGTCGTCGCCTCGTCGGTCGAGCGCCTGGCCACCGAGATCCGCCACCTGCAGCGCACCGAGGTGCTGGAAGCCGAAGAGCCCTTCGACCCGGGTCAGAAGGGCTCGTCGGCCATGCCGCACAAGCGCAACCCAATCCTGACCGAGAACCTCACCGGCCTCGCCCGTCTGGTCCGCTCGGCCGTCGTGCCGGCCATGGAAAACGTCGCCCTCTGGCACGAGCGCGACATCAGCCACTCGTCGGTCGAGCGCGGCATCGGCCCGGACGCCACCATCCACCTCGACTTCGCCCTGCGCCGTCTGGCGGGCGTGATCGAGCGCTTCAACATCTATCCCGACAACATGGCCAAGAACCTGGACAAGCTGGGCGGCCTTGTCTTCTCCCAGCGCGTCATGCTGGCCCTGACCCACAAGGACGTCAGCCGCGAGGACGCCTATGCGGCCGTGCAGGGCAACGCCATGAAGGTCTGGCGCGGCGAGGGCCGGTTCCTCGACTTCCTGAAGGCCGATCCGGTCGTGTCCAAGGCCCTGACCGAGACCGAACTCGAAGAGCTGTTCGACCTTGGCTATCACACCAAGAACGTCGATGTGATCTTCCAGCGCGTCTTCGGCGAGCAGGGCTGAGCATGAGCCAGCCGCCGGTCCTGCGCCTCAATCCCGCGCTGGATCCGGCGGCGTTCGCGGACGCCTACGCCCTTGAGGGCGTGGTACGCATCCCCGAGGTGTTCGAGCCCGAGGTCGTCGATCGCCTGGCGGGCATCCTCGAACAGACCATCGACTGGGACATCATCTGCTCGAATGAGCGCGGCGGCGCCGAGGTGATCAGCCGGGCGCGGCGCGCCGAACTGGGCGACCAGGCCGTGGCCGACCGCCTGCACGCGGCCACCCTGCGGGCCCGCAGCGGCTTCGCCTATGTCTATCTCGGCTATCCGATGATCGACGCCTTCGTGGCGGGACGGGATCCGGGCCATCCGATCCACGCCCTGACCGCGTTCCTGAACAGCCCGGAGTTCATCGCCTTCGGCGCCGCCGTCACCGGCGAGTCCGGCGTCACCAAGATCGACGGCCAGGCCACCTGCTATCGTCCGGGCGATTTCCTCACCCAGCACGACGACACCGGGGTCGGCGAGCGTCTGGCGGCCTATACCCTGGGCCTGACGCGCCACTGGCGGCCTGACTGGGGCGGCCAGCTCTTGTTCCACGACGACCAGGGTGACGTCACGCGCGGCTTCGCGCCGGCGTTCAACGTCCTGACCCTGTTCAAGGTGCCCCAGTCGCACTCGGTGGCGCCGGTCGCGCCCTATGCCGGGGCCCTGCGCCTGACGATCACCGGCTGGCTCCGCAACGATCCGCCCAATGGACGCGGCTAAGCGGGGCTTCCCGCCGGTCGTCGACGCCAAGACTCGCGTCCTGATCCTCGGCAGTCTGCCCGGCGACGCCTCGCTGGCGGTGGGCCAATACTACGGCCATCCGCGCAACGCCTTCTGGCGGTTGATGGAGGGGGCAATCAACGCATCGCTCGTCGCGCGCGGCTACGAGGATCGCCTGGCCACGCTGCTGGCGCACGGCGTTGGCCTCTGGGACGTGATCGAGACGGCGCGTCGGCCCGGCAGCCTGGACGCGGCGATCCGCGAGCCCGCAGCCAATGACCTCATGGCCTTGATCGACACCCTGCCCGCGCTGCGGCTCGTGGCCTTCAACGGGGGAACCGCCGCCAAGCTTGGGACCCGTCTGATCGGCGACCGCGTCGCCACCCTGGCCCTGCCCTCCTCCAGCCCCGCCTACGCAGCGCGGACGTTCGCGGAGAAGGCGGCGGCCTGGACTGAGCTTCGCGACGGGCTGGGCTGGGCCTGAGGAACAGGCGCCCTCACCGACAGGCAACGCAACCTCAGCCATAGAAAAAGGGCCGCCCCGGTTGGGAGCGGCCCCTTCTCTTGTCCATAGCGACGCTCGGACCGACTACTCAGACTTGATCTGCTCGCGGGCCTGAGCCAGCAGCTCGGCCATCTTCATGCGGACCTCGCCCTCGGTGGTCGAGACGCCGGCGCCCTTGAGGTCCTCGAAGACCTTGCGCAGCACGTCCTCGTCGCCCGGCTGTTCGAAGTCGGACTTCACGACGGCGCGCGCGTACTCTTCCACGGTCGCCAGGCCCATCAGGCCGGCGGCCCATTCGCCCAGCAGGCGGTTACGGCGCGCGGTCGCCTTGAACTCCAGTTCCTGGTCGTGCGCGAACTTGCGTTCGAAACCCTGTTCGCGTTCGTCGAAGGTGGTCATGGAAGCCTCAAAGTCGCCAGCCTGTTGGGTCAGATCGGTCGATCTGGCCCAACAGGCTCTAATTCCAAATCATTTTGAGCATGATGGTCGCCAAAACCGGCGTCCACTTTCGGCTATCATGCTCCTACGCGGGCTGCATATATCGTGGCGCTCGTCGCTGCAATCGGCGGATAAGCCGCAGGCGACGTTTCGTATCTATCCTAGACCAAACTCCCGCCGTTGGTTTGCGAACACCGGCTCATTCGGGTACGGTCCTCAGGAATTTTTAAGTGAGCGGCCTTGAGTCGAACGCCGCGCGCAGCTATCCGCCGCGCGCGCTTTTCGTTTTCCGGGAAGATCCTGGGCTGAGGCGGCGCGCGATTCCGGAAAGGGCCTCGACGAGAGCCATGACGACCCGTCGCAAGAAGATCTACGAAGGCAAGGCCAAGATCCTTTACGAGGGGCCGGAGCCCGGCACGCTGATCCAGTATTTCAAGGACGACGCGACGGCGTTCAACGCGCAGAAAAAGGCCATCCTCGAGGGCAAGGGCGTCATCAACAACCGGATCAGCGAGTACATCATGACTCGCCTGAACGGCATCGGCGTCCAGAACCACTTCATCCGCCGCCTGAACCTGCGCGAGCAGCTGATCAAGGAAGTCGAGATCGTTCCGCTCGAAGTCGTGGTGCGCAACATCGCCGCGGGTTCGATCGCCACGCGCCTGGGCCTGACCGAGGGTCAGCCGCTGCCGCGCTCGATCATCGAATTCTACTACAAGGACGACAAGCTCGGCGACCCGATGGTCACCGAGGAGCACATCACCGCGTTCAACTGGGCCGCCACCCAGGAGATCGACGACATGATGGCCATGGCCCTGCGGGTGAACGACTATCTGTCGGGTCTGTTCGCCGGCGTCGGCATCACCCTGGTGGACTTCAAGGTCGAGTTCGGCCGCGTCTACGAAGGCGACTTCAGCCGCGTCATCCTGGCCGACGAGATCAGCCCCGACAGCTGCCGCCTGTGGGACACCGTGACCAACGAGAAGCTGGACAAGGACCGCTTCCGCCGGGATCTGGGCAATGTCATCGAAAGCTACACCGAGGTGGCTCGCCGCCTTGGCATCATGAAGGAAATGCCGACCGTCATTCAGGGCGGCGTGCACTAGAAAAACCCTTCTCCCATAGGGAGAAGGAGGGGCCCGCGCGTCCAGGGACGCGTGGGAGGATGAGGGGCTTCACCCCGTCCGGACCGCCCCGCAACCCCTCACCCTCCCATGCTGCGCATGGGCCCCTCCCTCTCCCTCTGGGAGAGGGTCGCGAAAAGGTAAGATGATGAAAGCCACCGTCCACGTGTTCCTGAAGCCCGGCGTTCTCGACGTTCAGGGCAAGGCTGTCGAGAACGCCCTGCATGGCCTGGGCTGGCCGTCGGTGAAGGACGCCCGCGTCGGCCGCGTCATCGAGTTCGACCTGGACGCCACCGACGCCGAAGCCGCCAAGGCCGAGGTCAAGACCATGTGCGAGAAGCTGCTCGCCAACACGGTCATCGAAAGCTACCGCATCGACGTGGCCTGAGGCCGGCGGGGGCGCAACGGACCAGCGCCGCGAGCCCCCACCGGACCGCTTCGCGGTCGTCCGCCCTCATAGGGGGCAGAAGGCCGCGACCATTCTTCTTCCCCCTATGGGGGAGGAGCGCCGCAGGCGCGGAGGGGGCCGTCAAGGTCCATCAAAAGCCCAACCCTACCCCCCAAAGCTGACCCTCAAGGTCGCCAGACTGGTCTGCCGGATCGGCTCCAGGTCCATGCCCGGATCGATCAGCAGCTGGGTCGACACGCCCAGCAGCAGTGACCCCACCATCAGCGCCGCCGCATCGGCGTCCAGCGTCTGCCGGATGACACCCTCGGCCTGCCCGCGTAACACCAGCGCCTCCAGACGCTCCTCCGCCGCCTTGTGGGCGACGGCGAACGGCGCGCGCAGGTCGGACATGTCGCCGACCGCGCCGGCCATCATCACGAAATAGGCCCGTAGCTCACCGTCCTGAGCCAAGGTGGTCAGGAACGCGTCGACAAAGCCCAGAACGGCCTCCAGCCCATTCAGCTGGTCCAGCCGCCGGTCGTCCATCTGCGCCTGGAGCCGCGCCTGCAACCGGGCGATCAGCGCCTCGATCAGCCCCTGCTTTGATCCGAACCGCTGGGTGGCCAGACCCCGGCTGTAGCCCGCCCGCGCGCCGATATTCTCGAAAGTCGCCGCCGCCACGCCTTGCTCGGCGATCAGTTCGGCGGCGGCGCGTAGCAGCTCGGCCTCCGACTGCTGGCGGCGGTCGGATTGGGTGCGGCGCTCGGGGACCTTAAGGGACGATGTCATCTTGTCGAACTTAGTTATTTGTTGGACAACAAGCAAATAATTGAGATGGCCGCAGAGCCATCCTCGGGAGGAGCCAGGAGGCCTGCATGACGATCTCGACCGACATCGCCAACACCATTATCGACCCCAAGGCCTACGCCGACGGCGACCGGATCGACCAGGCCTTCGCCCAGCTGCGCCGCGAAGCGCCGCTCGACATCGCCCAGCCTGACGGCTTCGATCCGTTCTGGGTGGTCACGCGCCACGCCGACATTCTGGAGGTCGAGCGCCAGAACGAGCTGTTCCACAACGGCGACCGCGCCACCGTCGTCACCACCATCGAGGCCGACAAGAAGGTGCGCGAGATGATGGGCGGGTCCCCTCACCTCGTCCGCTCGCTGGTCCAGATGGATAACCCCGACCACTTCGCCTATCGCAAGATCACCCAAGGTGCCCTGCTGCCGCAGAACCTGCGG
Proteins encoded:
- the purB gene encoding adenylosuccinate lyase is translated as MISRYARPEAAAIWSSQTKYKIWFEIEAHAADAMAELGVIPKLAAETIWEKGRDAVWDSDRIDEIERVTKHDVIAFLTHVSEIVGPEARFLHQGMTSSDVLDTCFAVQLSRATDLLLEDVDLVLAALKRRALEHKMTVCVGRSHGIHAEPITFGLKLAGYYAEFQRAKERLAMAKFEIATCAISGAVGTFANVDPRVEQHVADKMGLAVEPVSTQVIPRDRHAAYFAALGVVASSVERLATEIRHLQRTEVLEAEEPFDPGQKGSSAMPHKRNPILTENLTGLARLVRSAVVPAMENVALWHERDISHSSVERGIGPDATIHLDFALRRLAGVIERFNIYPDNMAKNLDKLGGLVFSQRVMLALTHKDVSREDAYAAVQGNAMKVWRGEGRFLDFLKADPVVSKALTETELEELFDLGYHTKNVDVIFQRVFGEQG
- a CDS encoding 2OG-Fe(II) oxygenase family protein — its product is MSQPPVLRLNPALDPAAFADAYALEGVVRIPEVFEPEVVDRLAGILEQTIDWDIICSNERGGAEVISRARRAELGDQAVADRLHAATLRARSGFAYVYLGYPMIDAFVAGRDPGHPIHALTAFLNSPEFIAFGAAVTGESGVTKIDGQATCYRPGDFLTQHDDTGVGERLAAYTLGLTRHWRPDWGGQLLFHDDQGDVTRGFAPAFNVLTLFKVPQSHSVAPVAPYAGALRLTITGWLRNDPPNGRG
- a CDS encoding DNA-deoxyinosine glycosylase, with the protein product MDAAKRGFPPVVDAKTRVLILGSLPGDASLAVGQYYGHPRNAFWRLMEGAINASLVARGYEDRLATLLAHGVGLWDVIETARRPGSLDAAIREPAANDLMALIDTLPALRLVAFNGGTAAKLGTRLIGDRVATLALPSSSPAYAARTFAEKAAAWTELRDGLGWA
- a CDS encoding DUF1476 domain-containing protein codes for the protein MTTFDEREQGFERKFAHDQELEFKATARRNRLLGEWAAGLMGLATVEEYARAVVKSDFEQPGDEDVLRKVFEDLKGAGVSTTEGEVRMKMAELLAQAREQIKSE
- the purC gene encoding phosphoribosylaminoimidazolesuccinocarboxamide synthase yields the protein MTTRRKKIYEGKAKILYEGPEPGTLIQYFKDDATAFNAQKKAILEGKGVINNRISEYIMTRLNGIGVQNHFIRRLNLREQLIKEVEIVPLEVVVRNIAAGSIATRLGLTEGQPLPRSIIEFYYKDDKLGDPMVTEEHITAFNWAATQEIDDMMAMALRVNDYLSGLFAGVGITLVDFKVEFGRVYEGDFSRVILADEISPDSCRLWDTVTNEKLDKDRFRRDLGNVIESYTEVARRLGIMKEMPTVIQGGVH
- the purS gene encoding phosphoribosylformylglycinamidine synthase subunit PurS, yielding MKATVHVFLKPGVLDVQGKAVENALHGLGWPSVKDARVGRVIEFDLDATDAEAAKAEVKTMCEKLLANTVIESYRIDVA
- a CDS encoding TetR/AcrR family transcriptional regulator — encoded protein: MTSSLKVPERRTQSDRRQQSEAELLRAAAELIAEQGVAAATFENIGARAGYSRGLATQRFGSKQGLIEALIARLQARLQAQMDDRRLDQLNGLEAVLGFVDAFLTTLAQDGELRAYFVMMAGAVGDMSDLRAPFAVAHKAAEERLEALVLRGQAEGVIRQTLDADAAALMVGSLLLGVSTQLLIDPGMDLEPIRQTSLATLRVSFGG